A window of Perognathus longimembris pacificus isolate PPM17 chromosome 6, ASM2315922v1, whole genome shotgun sequence contains these coding sequences:
- the LOC125352195 gene encoding olfactory receptor 1361-like, which produces MNCSQTPDFVLSGFFSYPDKWQLLFSVFLALYVLGLLGNLLLLLVIGADIRLHTPMYFFLSQLSLVDLCFITSTVPKMLEDLWTHNGAISFSGCLTQLYFFAVFADMDNLLLAIMAMDRYAAICHPLHYPLLMTPYRCGVLVGGSWGVAHCISLVHTLLLSQLSFHTSQEISHFFCDLGPLFLLSCSDTRLNEDLTMALAGLLGIGALLCIVSSYVHIFRAVARVPSAQGKRKALATCSSHLSMVILFYTTVFATYLKPPSTSHSSGEMVAAIMYTMVTPTLNPFVYSLRNKDVKNALKRTLAMENSLD; this is translated from the coding sequence ATGAACTGCAGCCAGACTCCTGACTTTGTCCTCTCAGGGTTTTTCAGCTATCCAGACAAGTGGCAATTGCTCTTTAGTGTCTTCCTGGCTCTCTATGTGCTCGGCCTCCTAGGGAACCTattgcttttgctggttattggtgCTGACATCCGCCTCCATACTcctatgtacttcttcctcagccAGCTCTCCCTGGTAGACCTCTGCTTCATCACTAGCACAGTCCCTAAAATGCTAGAGGATTTATGGACCCACAATGGAGCGATCTCATTCTCTGGGTGTCTGACCCAACTgtatttctttgctgtttttgctGACATGGACAACCTGCTTTTGGCCATCATGGCTATGGACCGCTACGCTGCCATTTGCCACCCACTGCACTATCCACTCCTCATGACTCCTTATAGATGTGGGGTGCTGGTTGGTGGGTCCTGGGGAGTGGCCCACTGCATCTCGCTAGTCCATACCTTGTTGCTATCCCAGCTATCTTTTCATACGAGTCAAGAGATTtctcactttttctgtgatttgggGCCACTCTTCTTGCTTTCCTGCTCGGATACCCGTCTCAACGAGGACTTGACAATGGCTCTGGCTGGACTTTTAGGCATCGGTGCTCTCCTCTGCATTGTAAGTTCCTACGTCCATATTTTCCGTGCTGTGGCTAGGGTTCCGTCAGCGCAGGGGAAAAGGAAAGCCCTGGCAACCTGCAGCTCCCACCTCTCCATGGTCATCCTCTTCTACACCACAGTCTTTGCCACCTACCTGAAGCCCCCCTCAACTTCACACTCCTCTGGGGAGATGGTGGCTGCTATCATGTACACCATGGTAACTCCCACTCTGAACCCTTTCGTTTACAGTCTGAGAAATAAGGATGTGAAGAATGCATTGAAAAGGACCCTGGCCATGGAAAACTCCTTGGATTAG
- the LOC125353536 gene encoding olfactory receptor 11A1 — protein sequence MESVFTGNRTITRFILLGFHNIPELHLLFFIVFTGVYASIIIGNMLIIVVVVSSSRLHTPMYFFLVNLSFLEILYTSTVVPKMLEGFLREAAISLAGCLLQFFIFGSLATAECFLLAVMAYDRYLAICYPLRYPFLMAPKWCLGLVITSWLSGFMVDGLIVALMTQLRFCGPNYIDHFYCDFMPLVGLACSDPRVAQVTTFVLSVVFLTVPFGLILTSYGQIVVTVLRIPTGASRRKAFSTCSSHLAVVTTFYGTLMVLYIAPSAVHSQLLSKVFALLYTVVTPIFNPVIYTLRNKEVHQALQKLLYLKNN from the coding sequence ATGGAAAGTGTCTTCACAGGAAACCGGACCATTACCAGATTTATCCTCCTTGGCTTCCACAACATTCCTGAGCTTCACCTCCTTTTCTTTATTGTGTTCACTGGTGTCTATGCTTCCATCATCATTGGAAATATGCTGATTATTGTGGTAGTGGTCAGCTCCTCAAGACTCCACACACCCATGTATTTCTTTCTGGTTAATCTGTCTTTCCTGGAGATCTTGTACACCTCCACCGTGGTGCCAAAGATGCTGGAGGGCTTCCTGCGGGAGGCAGCTATTTCTTTGGCTGGTTGCTTGCTCCAGTTCTTTATCTTTGGCTCTCTAGCTACTGCAGAATGCTTTCTGTTGGCTGTGATGGCCTATGATCGCTACCTGGCAATATGTTATCCACTCCGCTACCCATTTCTGATGGCGCCTAAGTGGTGCTTGGGGCTGGTGATCACATCCTGGCTGTCTGGCTTTATGGTAGATGGACTGATTGTGGCTCTGATGACCCAGCTGAGGTTCTGTGGCCCCAACTACATTGACCACTTTTACTGTGACTTCATGCCTTTGGTAGGCCTGGCTTGTTCAGATCCCAGAGTGGCTCAGGTGACAACATTTGTCCTTTCTGTCGTCTTCCTCACAGTTCCCTTTGGGCTAATCCTGACATCTTATGGTCAGATTGTGGTGACTGTGCTGAGAATTCCCACCGGGGCCAGCAGGAGGAAGGCTTTCTCTACGTGCTCCTCTCACCTTGCTGTAGTGACCACATTCTATGGAACCCTCATGGTCTTATACATCGCACCCTCTGCTGTCCACTCCCAGCTCCTCTCCAAGGTCTTTGCTCTGCTCTACACAGTGGTCACCCCCATCTTTAATCCTGTGATCTACACGTTAAGGAACAAAGAGGTTCATCAAGCTCTACAGAAACTCCTCTACCTTAAAAACAATTGA